CGCCGCGCCCAGAAGCGGCACGGCGGCGGCCGCCGCGGCGAGAGCCAAGGCGACCACGACCCGCGTTTCGAGCGAAGCGTCCGGCCCGGCGACGACCGCCATCACCGCGCGGCCGGCGCGCAGCGGGGCGAAGATCAGCCCGATCCCGAACTGCAGCCCGGCCGCGGCGGCCAACCCGCACGCCGCCGCCAGCCCGAGCGCGAGCATGAACAACGCGCCGTATTCGAACAGCATCGTCCGCTCCTCGTCCGATGATAACGCGCCGTCTTCCCGCGCGGTTGCACTATCCGAGGACCGGTCGGGCGCCGCGCGCCCCGCCGACGAAGGCGGCCGCCGGCGCGAAGACGCCGACGGCCTCGTCCGCCCCGCTCAGCGCGGCTCGCCGGCGAGCGTCGCGACGTTCGCCCAAGTCTCCGGATCGGAGGCGGTCAGCGTGCGCAGGTAGACGTCCACGTCCTCCGCGGGGAACTCCGCGCGCAGCGTCGCGGCCGCCGCGGCGACCTTTTCCGCGTCCGGCGGCTCGAACTGCGCGCCGTCCTTGATCAGGCCGTTCTCGTGCTCGATCCCGAGCGCGTCGAGGAACCGCCCGAGCATCGGACGCCGTTCCCGCAGATGGAACGACAGCAGCGCCTGCATCGCCGTGTCCTCGGGCGCCCCGCCCTCGGCCAGCAGCCGCGCGCGGCGCGTCTTCGGCATCTGCTCGAGGAACTGCGGGCGGATCCCCCGCGCCGCGAGCCACGGAGCGAGGCACGTCAGCCGGGCCTGCCGGTTGAGGTTCTCGTCTTCCCACAGCGCGAGCGCCGCCGCCTCGCGGCGATCCTTCGGCATCGCGCTCCAAATCTGTCTCGCCGTCCACAGCGCCATCGGTGCGTCCTTCCTTGTGAAATCGCTCAAAACAGCCGCACAACGTTAGCCCGTAACGATCGCCGGCGCCCGCCCGGCGGCGGTTCGCCGCGGCGAACGGACGCGCGCCGCGCCGCCCGAGAATGATACCGGCCGCCCGCGCCGCGCGGACGTCCTCAAGCGCCGCGCGCCGCCGCGCGCACCGCCGCGAGGACCCGCTCCGGGGCGATCTCCTCGAGGCAGCGATGGTGGCCGCGGGGACAGACCGCGTCGCCGTGCGGGCTGCACGGCCGGCAGTCGAGATCGACGGTCAGCACGACGTACGGCCGGCCGTCGGCGAGCGGCGTCGGATCGGTCGGGCCGTGCAGCACCACCGCCGGCGTGCCGAGGGCGCGCGCGATGTGCGCCGGCCCGGAATCGCCGCCGACGAACGCCGCGGCCAAGGAGAGCTCCGCGGCCACGCCGCGGATCCCGACGCCGCGACGGTCGAGCGCGCGCGGGCGACCGGCGAGAAGCCGTTCGACGAGCGCGGTTTCCTCGGGCCCGCCGTAGAGCGCCGGAGCGAAGCCGTCGGCCGCGGCGAGGTCGAGCAGCGCCTCGACGTGCCGCTCCGGCCAACGCTTCGTCGCGTAGTGCGCGCCCGGCGCGATGGCCAGCAGCGGCTCGCCGCGCCAGCCCGCGGCCGCGAGCGCCTCCGCCGCCGCCGCGCGCCGCACCGCGCCGACCGCGAGGCTCATCGGCCGCGGGGCGGGAAGCGGGCCGAACGGCGAGAGGAGCGCCGTCGGGCGCTCCGGGAAGCGGCGATGTCCGTCGTCGCGCGGCACGAGGTGGTCGTAGCAGGCGCCGCGCGCCGGGCCGCGGAAGCCGACGCGGCAGGGCGCGCCGGAGAGGCGCGCGAGCAGCGCCGTCCGCCCCGAACGGGTCACGCCGAGAAAGACGTCGGGCCGCCGCGCG
The sequence above is drawn from the bacterium genome and encodes:
- a CDS encoding glycosyltransferase family 9 protein, with translation MRRPVAASEPPRSIVVAQLAFIGDMVFATPLLDEIRGRWPDAALAVVGRPAALEVLLDHPANPELIAYDKGGRDRGAVGLLRVARAVRARRPDVFLGVTRSGRTALLARLSGAPCRVGFRGPARGACYDHLVPRDDGHRRFPERPTALLSPFGPLPAPRPMSLAVGAVRRAAAAEALAAAGWRGEPLLAIAPGAHYATKRWPERHVEALLDLAAADGFAPALYGGPEETALVERLLAGRPRALDRRGVGIRGVAAELSLAAAFVGGDSGPAHIARALGTPAVVLHGPTDPTPLADGRPYVVLTVDLDCRPCSPHGDAVCPRGHHRCLEEIAPERVLAAVRAAARGA